The window CCAGCAGCTAAGGGATACGAAAAACAACCTCGGTAGAAAAAAATGGTACAGTAGGAAATCCAGGATTCAGTCAGACAGAAACTATCACTGTGACCTGGGCAAGTTACTGAGCTTCCCAGAGtctcagtgtcttctttataaaATGGAGCTGTGCTCTCTATACCACAGcaatagttgattttttttaagtagtcgTTATGGCCTGGCATTTGATATGTACTAAACCCTTACAGCAATCCTTGCaacattattattcccattttacagatagagaaatggaaactcaAAGCACTAAGTAGCCTGTGTAGAGGTGGGATtatgaacccaggtctgtctgactaCACAGGCTATACTCCTAGTCGAAACGGAATCACAGTGCCATGATCCGGTACATGCCAGGTGGGGGGCACAGAGTCATGTGTCCTCTTGATGGGGGGACTGACAAAGTTGCAGATAGAGGTGCCCAGGAGAAGGAAGTAGTTGACTAATGGGCTCTAGGCCCAAGAGGAACAATTTTCGGGGGCAACAGGACTCCTCTGGGGCTTCTACTAAAGATATATTCATTCTCCTGGGGATAGGAaaggaagcaggaaaagaaactaacatttattggacATCTTCTATGTGTCAAGCTTTTCACATGCATTGTTTCATTCAATTCTCCAACAACTCTGTGAGAGAAGTACATGATTTCCACTTTATAGATGTGAATTCTGATATGTAGAGAACTTAAAAGATTTATCCAAGGTCAAACAGCTGTTTGAAGTAGCCAAGATCCCAATCAAGGGCTGCCTAATTTTAGGGTTGTGCCTCTAAGTCACTGTGCCTTTGAGAATGGGGGTGGATGGGTGGAGGGGAGAAGTTACATAGGAGGAGGAcatgggtgggggaaggaggacaAACCCGGCCACCCAAGCCTCTAGCCTAGAAATGAGGCCTGCCCTCAGCTTTCTTGATGCCTGGGTGACCTGCAGAATGACTATCCTAAGTCAGACCCCAGACTTTCCAGGAATCCTGAGATGTTCCCAAGCCTTCTACCTGAGGTGCAGGTGGTAGAGGTTGAGGAGGAAATAGAGAATCCCCATTCTCAGTCCAAATCTCATTCCACTGTGGATTCCTCTATGCCCAGGATATTCCTTCAAAAATTCTTCCCTGTTTTCTGAGTTACAAAAATAATCCATGCTCATCAAAGAAACTTACTGaacacaaaaagatagaaaaatgaaaataattactcTGTAgtttcatccaacaagaaaatttcatttatgaCTTCAGGATGTGACTCTCTAAAGTTTTCTATGCTAAATGATATGATGCTTTTTCATGTACTTGATATCACACTTAGCATACAATTTTATTGACAGATACTTGCTGGCAGATGATCTTGCTTGCCAATAGAAACATGTTCTTGCCGATAATGTTTAGGGCAATCAGTACATCATGAACAGTACAAGCCCAAGGACAACGCTATTTCTCCCCTCCCAGAATCCTTTGCATCTGGGGCAGTCATGGAGCCTGGTGTTGCCCAGTGAGATTTAAGGGGAACTCAGCAGGGGaatttttgtgaaaatatttgttttcctaaAACAAGGGAGAGAATGACTGATAAAATCATTCCCCCACAAGCCTCCTGTTTCTCAACTTGAATACAGATTAAGTCTGGCCCTGGCCATATTGAGACTATGAGGATCACAGAGATTAGAGAGTCACAGAGATGGCCTTATTAACATTACTGAGCCATGAGTTAAGCAAGTAGCTGTTTACCTCAAGACTTCTTGTTAtatgaaaaaagataaattcCTACATGTTTCAACCACTATTAGTTGGGTTTTGTGTTGCTTTGCAGGCAGATCCTGATGGGTTAAGTAGTGtagtagttaaattcagttgtcaacttggccaggtgaaggcacctagttctgtcactatggacatgagccaatggtaggtgaaccttatctgttgctgaatacctctgcagtcggctaggaggtgtgcctgctgcaatgaatgatgtttgatttaattggctgatgcttaaatgagagagcgcaatgtagcacagctcaagcagctcagcatacctcatctcagcacttgcagctcagcccaggcctttggagatgcagaaagaaatcaccctggggaaagttgttggaactcagaggcctggagagaaggccagcagagatcaccctgtgccttcccatgtaagaaagaacctcagttgaaagttagctgcctttcctctgaagaactaatgaaataaatccccttttattaaaaaccagtctgtctatggtgtgttgcattctggcagctagcaaactagaataagtaGTATACCTTTTTAAATGCTTAAGaatatttgatttgcatttaccatTAAATTACATagctattatttgaaaataattgttcAGTCATTTTTGGACATAGACTTTTAGTCCCTGTCTTGGTCTGccatgctgctatgacaaacaccacacagtgggttggcttaaacaatgggaatttattgtcacatgattttattttggaggctagaaaacttgcttcctcccagggttggtagCACCCTGTGATTTACCACAATCCCTGGGGTCCCTTGAAAGGAAAACTGTCCTGATTCCACAGGTTAAGGACAATTGGAAGCTCCATGTTTGGTACTTTCTGGGACTCTGCTCTATGCTCCTTCTTTTGGATGATTTTAATATGTCTGATATGTATTCTTTAGCTGTAATGAACTATAACCATGACTAAAAgaactttcagtgagttctgtgagtccttcTAGCAAATTATTGAGAGATGGTCTTGGGGACTCCCTAAATGCAGAGTTAGTATTAGAAGAGAGGATAGTCTGGTGGATTATTCccttttacaaaaggaaataataaatataagaaagtaaataagggggaaatagagaaaatcaatgaaacaaaaagctaTGTTTTGTCTTGAGAAGATAATGTTGCTAATACTCTAGCTACATTGATCACAAATtttcaaaatcaggaatgaaaatggTAACATCCCTGTAGTTCTAtagatattaaaaagataataggGGTATTGTGAACAACTTTATTCCAAAAAGTTAGATAACTTACATAAAATGGACATGTCTATGCCAAGACACTAACCCCAAATCTCattcaaaaagaaatacataatctATTAAGCCACACATCTATTTTCAAAACTGGATGTGTagttaaaacatttttcacaAAGAACACTCCAGATACAGATGGATTCACTTGTACTTTCTACCAATACTTTAAGGAAGAAATACTTCCAAATCTGCACAAACCCTTCCAGAAAATCTATGAGAATGGAATagttcccaactcattctataaagccagcCTCACTccaataccaaaaccaagcaaagatattacaagaaaagaaaaccctggATCCATATCACCTATGAACATAAGtggaaattttcttaaaattaaaaaattagattcCAACAATATGCGGAAAGGTtaatataccatgaccaagtgtttGATGATGAGAAACTAAGTTGTGACTCAGAAAAGTGTACTAGAAAGGAAACAGGTGCCAGAGGAGCCCAGACCTGGTCTCAATCCCCATCTCCATCACTTGAGCTGTATGATCTCAAAGGAATGATAtgctgataataataataataatttctcccatttcttGAGCACTTGCTGTGTGCATGATAGTAGATACTTAATTACCTCACCTCACTTAATTCTCAGAAAAATTACATAAGGTTCATATTACTGCCCAGATTTTACAGTGTAAGAAATTACTTAGGAAGATAAAGTAGCTTGCTTGAGTTACTAGTAGACACCAGACATAGATTTGCACCCAGATCAGGATTCAGTAAGATTACAATTACTAAGTGGATTGCTTAGTATTGCCTGCCCATTAGACAAGttccatctttttacttgtttatttttttatagataCCCAGCCCCTCATGAACATTAAATCTCTGCTTTAGATTCCAAGTACGCCATTTTTCAAGAGGCTCATGATCTTTTCAGGAGGAAGGAAATTTCTACTGCACAGGCATTGTCCTCTCCCACTTTCTTAAGACACGTGTCCCGGGGCCAGGCCTCTGCTGTAGATAAAGCATCCAGATTCCTGCCCTTGCAACAGGGGTTCTAGCTCCCATGGGGAAAGAACTAGCCTGACTCTTAATGGCTGCATCACTTATTTCTATCAAGGACCTATCTTGGGACTGAGCCCTGCCTTATACCAGAACCTGTGCTAAGGACTTTCTGgaattgttttctctgttttaaatATGATGAAAATGAGGCTTAAAGAGGAAGAGTGACTTGCCCAGGCTCACATGGCTAAGAAGTGTTGGAATCAGCATTCAATGCACAAtctgtcattttgttgtttttattttttctggatccCATAGGAAAGACTAGTTCTATGTCTTCTGGGGTTTTAGAAACTAAGCCTGGGGAAGAGAATAAGGTAGGGAGCaaacagctgagagagaaaatagGTCACTGTATATGACCTATTTTCCATTCTCAAAAATGGAAGGTCACTTCCATTTTTGAGAATGGAAGGAGacacttaaaataatttataggGGTTCATTGATCTTGAGCCCATATGAACCAGGATTGTTCCAGGAAAACTGGTATGTGAGATTGCCCTACCCAAATCCCATCCTTGCCTTTACATTCTGGAGGCCTCCCCACAGCTGAGGCCAAGCACTGTGGCTGACACTTGTTTGCCTTAGAAATACATGTTACCTGAATGAATGTGCTTGTCTCTGGAGACCACCCTGTCCCAGTCTCATACTCTGACATAGCACCCTGTCTTGTTGGGCTTCTGGGCATACAACTTTGTGCTCCAGTTACAATaagttttctttggtttcttcctTGAGGACATGTCCTTTAAGATGATTGTCTGCCTTGCTTTTGCTAGGACCTCTCCCAAAGAACAGGACTTATTCATTTCTGCTGTTATTCCTACCCAGTGGCTCAGGCTCCACTCCTTCAGACAGACGCCCTTGATCTTCGGGTATCTCTTGGCCTGGATTCCTCATTACTGTCTAAGGTAACAGTATCCCCCACTGGCTTCAAGTCCCTCAGTACTCAAAGTGAACTTTACCTCACCCTTAACTTCTTCAGAGAAGCTCTTAAGCTCTATGAACTTTCTGGTTAAAATTAATGCTGACCTTGTTGTGTGGATTCATTATATCATGTGTAGTGCCTTGTGGTAAGAGTAAGTGTTCAACAGTAGGTAATTGTTGCTATACTAACAGGTTTGGTAAAATTTATATCACAATGAGGTGTGTGGCCTTGGGTAGGTACCTTCAATTAATAGTAGTTGTTAAGATACTAATTAAGTGTTAGTCACATTTATATTATCTCTACTTAAACCTTAGTTTTACTTCTATTAAGTGTGTGACTTTGGAAAAGATGGCTGAGAATATAATAGGCACATGGAAGTGTTTCAGAGCAAAGCATCATTACTATTATAAATTTATCACCCAGGTATGTGGCAGCTCAGCTGCAGAACTCCTCCTTTCTGCAAGTCCCAGTGGGAAAAGATTTCAGTCCCCAAATGGAAAGCTTGAAAGGATGCCCAGATTACCAGCTTCAGGGGCCAAAGCCAAAATGTCTTGGGGGCATTAAACTTCCTGATTGTGTCTTTCATCCAGCTGAGGGCTCTGTGCTGCAATTACCAACATGGACAGGGAATTCCCAGGGCTTTTCAAGGACTGGAAATTCATTCACCATCCCCTTTCCAGTATAAAGGGGGCCCCTGGGTTTGCCAGTAGGAATTCCCTTCCTCCAGGGCTGCTCTGCATCCAACACTCTTAAGAGAGGTGCAGATCTCCCTAGCAGGGCCACTGCATTAAGGAAAAGTTAAACTACTTTCTACTGCACCACAAAGAGACCAAGAGAAAATAGGCTGCTGCAGGAGCAAAGAAGACTAATTGAGCAGAACTTCTGAGGGTGCTGGTCATTTATAGGTGGGactgaggggtgggggaggctggTGGAGTTGTCTTCCTTGGGCACCCTAAGAATGGACAAATGAGCTTGACCTTAGTCTTATCTGCCTCATTCACTGGAAAAGGTGGGAGAGAGAACCTGTTCTTACTGAAATGATGTGGGCATCAACATTGGAGTAGGATCTCCAGAGCACTTTCATGACCATTTCCAGAATTGTGCTGTTCCTCCCAAGCACCCACCTCTATCCAATGCCCAGAATACATCCTGAGCTCTCTGGTTGGTTCCCTGACAAGgcatcctctcccttctccaCCAGAAGAGCATAGGCTGGGAAGGGGTAGAGAGAGTTGGCATGTATATGGAGTTTTCCAATTGTGAGGGCTTGTATCTGTAAGTCTTCACATTTGACTTTGCAAGGGGCAATAGAATGATGTAGAAAGAACCTGGGGGGGTGCTTTACAGCCAGTTACATGGGTTTTAACTATATTAGCTTAGCAGAAGGCAGAACAGAAACTAGTCTTAGAGCAGAGAAAACCAGCATTGGAATAGGAAAAGCACTCTGCTCATCCCTACTGTAGCCTGGCTTGGTGGACACTTGTGTGTTTTTCCCCAAGCACAGTCAAAATCATGACTTATTTACAGCTCAGATTTCTGCCAACCCCTGAACACATGCCATCATTGTAGTGTGCAGAGACATAGAAGAGATAGCCTTTCTGCCTAGACCCTGGCTGGGAACACAATAAAATAATGCTAGACCagtaaaataaggagaaaaaaccTGAGTTGGGCCCTGAAGGTTGTTAGGATTTGAAGAAGTAGAAAGAATTACAGAAGGCAATCCCAGCAGAAGACCAACTAGAACAGAGGATGGTGGAGCTTTGTCTGGCATATATGGCAGATATTGAGAAAGCCAGGTAGCTTGGAAGAGTTGTGGCTCCAAAAGGAAGAGCACCCCAGCTGCTCAGACAAAGATTCTTTTGGTGATTATACTGTTGGCATCACAGCTCCAAAGTCTCACTGAGTTACTAGCAAATTACACAGACTCAAAAATCAGCTGGAATCAGATTGGGAAATACTTTGAATCCCATTATAAGGAGGCATGAGAAGGCCATGATAAGTGATAGATGAAACAATAATCTGCTGGTGGGCTGCTGGGTTGAGTGATCAAGAAGGGGAGGCCAGTAGGAAGCCATTGCAAGAGTCCAGGTCCAGGATATGGACAGGAGGAGGGAAGCATGTGGGCATCAACATTCTCAGCCCTCATTATCTTGGCTTCAGGGTTTGCAATTTTCACTGTTCACCAAACCTTTTTTCTTGCAAGTCTCCCCACTTGATTGTGAAGATTCTGATTTGCCCTGGTTCTCCTCTTACCTTCATATTTCTTATCTGGGACATCTTTCTCCTTCAAAGAATTATTGGTGTTCCTTAAAGCTCAGCACACAAATTTAACACCATTTCCTTGCACCTATACGGCCTTGGACACCTTTCCATTTTCAGACTTCCAACATCATCTTGCTGCAATCATTCTTCATAATCATGTTTTTAGACATGCTTTCTGGAACTTTAGATGCTCGAGAATGCAATGTTCTCCTCTTCCCTTTGTACCCTCCTTCTACCCATTTTTTTCTAAACCATTTGAGCACTTTCCGTGGGCCAGGCATGCAATCTCCACTGTGGAGGAGATACTACCTCTATTTTACAGAGGAAGGAAATGGGATTCTGAGAGGCTAAGTGATTTGGGAGTAGATGGAGGTGTGGTTACTGCAGAGTCTGTGCTCTATGAATTCTCCTATGCTCCTGATTCATGTCTCCAATGGTGCAGAAGATATCTCCTCCTAACACTGTCCTGCTCAGCCCACTGTTCAGCTCAGCTTTCCCCTCTGTACTCATGGCATTGATATAATCAGAGGTCTCCAGCTTGGTGTTCTTGTATCAAGGGACATTAGAGTTGTAAGGGCCCTTTGAAGTCACCAAGTCTCAAAGCCTCATTATAAAAGCAGGACTGGAAAGTTTAGAGAAAGGTAGTGTAGTACCCAAAGACTTACAACAAATCAGAGGTAGAGCCAGGACTAGTTCCCTGCTCTTCTGATTCCAAACACTTTTAATTTATACTAACCACTTTTAGTTGTCtagtgttttatattttgttaaatgtcttaACTTACAGTATCTTAAATGCCTCTTGCATATAACCCTATGATGTAGATGTTTCAACTTTATTTAATAGATGAGGAGTCTGAAGCCAATGATGGTGAAGGGATTTGTCCAAAATCATACAGCTGGGTAAGTTACAACCATGGGACACTCAGGAAAAAAGCTGAATGACTAGGTTGATGGTGGGGTGGACATTGTAAAGAGTCAACAGAAAACTCCACAGTATCCAAGAACAGAAACAAAGCTCACACGAAATTCAAGTTAACAACCAGGGTCACTCTCAGCTGCTCAGGGATGTGGGGTCTCGCCTCTCTGCTTCCCAGCACATCTGCTCTTTTCTCATCTGTGCAAGGCTTCCAGTTTTCTTCTCCTCCATAACTTCAGTACACCTGTGACTTTGGGTTGCCAACCCTCCAGCCTTGGATTGACAATGATTCAGGCAACCACAGCTCACTGGCACAAACTTTCTGTGTCATAACTTTAAATTCTCAGGAGGTGCATCCACCCACTCTATGTTGGGACAAATTTGTACTGGTTGAATTCAGCTGTGACCAGCAGTGGCTAATTTTCCTGCTAAAAGCATGCTACCTCACGCGTTGCCTTTTATGGGAGAAGTTGGCTTCTTGAGAGTGGGCCTATGGGCATTCAGGTATCCCTAATTCTATTACAGATGTAAATCCAGATCTTCTGACTTACTGGCAAGTGCTAGAGCTACcttgatttcctttcctttttcatacAACTTAACAACGTTTCAACTGAATCTGTGCAAGAAACTGTGTCAAGTGCTGTGTGTATAAATCAACTTCTGATTGTCAACTCTGTCCTCCCTTCCCCAAGCCAAGGATAGACCAGGGGAAACACATGTCTCTCTTAAAGAAGCAGGCCACCATGCAGAGCCTCAGCATGGAGAACTACAGCTCTGTGTCTGAGTTTATCCTCCTTGGCTTCTCTGGTGAGTCACAAGTTGGAATGGCTCTGTTcaccttctttctcctcctctacCTCACCACACTTCTGGGTAATGGACTCATTGTGATCTTGATCTACCTGAACTCACACCTCCAtacacccatgtacttctttctCAGTATCCTCTCCTTAGTGGATATGAGCTATGTCACCACCACAGTGCCCCAAATGTTAGTTAATATGGTGTGTCCAAGGAAGACCATCTCCTGGGGAGTTTGTGTAGCCCAAATGTTTATCTTCTTGGTCCTGGGCATTGTGAATGTATCCTCTATGCCATTATGGCTTATGACAGGTATGTGGCCATTTGCTTACCCCTTCACTATACCCTACTTATGAGCCGTCCCACTTGTATCAAGGTAGTCACTGTCTGTTGGTCCATTAGCATAGCTGGGGCCCTGATCTACACTGTCTCCACCATGCATCTGCCTTATTGTGGTCCCCACAAGATAAACCACTTCTTCTGTGAGGTTCCTGCGCTCTTGAAGTTGGCCTGTGCAGATGTATCCCTCAATGACTGGTTGGACTTCATCTTGGGTTTCATCTTGCTTCTGGTCCCACTTTTCCTCATCCTGGCCTCTTATATCCATATCTTTGCCTCCATATTAAAAATCCATTCATCCCAAGGGAGGCTCAAGTCCTTCTCCACATGTGCTTCCCACATCACTGTGGTTACTATGTTCTATGGGCCAGCCATGATCATGTACATGAGACCTGGTTCCTGGTATGATCCAGAGAGAGACAAGAAGCTAGCCCTGTTCTACAATGTTGTCTTTGCCTTTCTCAACCCCATAATCTACAGTTTTAGGAACAAAGATGTAAAGGAAGCCTTTCTTAAAGTATTTGGAAACAGAGGGACAGTACATTGACCCAGGATGTTTTAAAGTCCATTGTCCAAAGTCAAGGGCTGGACAGGATGGAGTTCATTTGATATCACAAAGCTTCATCAAGTTCTGTCCAACTTGAATCCTTTTGGGTCTTGGAGCAGGTGGGAGAGAGTGTGGCTACTGCTAAACTGAATGTTTCTCCATGGGTTGAAAAATTTTCTGTTCTTGGATTTCTTATCCAAAGACTAAGTCCTTGCAGTTCACAACCATTACCCTTGTGTTTTTTCCTGGGCTCCCCCTTTACCTCTGAACGTTTATGAGTTCAACATGATCATAGCCAAATATTTAACATGTACATATGCTCTTCTAGAGTGTAAAGGAATTTGGGGTAAACATGACACAGGGAATTGGCAGATTATTCAGGAATACAATCTTGTATTACTGTAGAGCATACACTTATAAGTGATATTCAGCTTTGCTTTTTGCACTAGGTGCTATAAATTATGAACCAGAATTGTTTTAGACATATATGTATAACAATATTGCTAATAATTGATGTGGTCTGAGCTCAGCTTGTGAAACTGATTCATATGtggttttacattttaaacctcacttttatttctaaaaagaaatatacgcacatatatacataaagagagagacagagaaagagagacacacagagagatagggaaagagagagaaatagaaaataatattacaAAGACTCCATTCTCCTTATCCAAAGTAAACATATGTTAATATTTTGCCTtatttagtttgttttctttttcgtGTTTTAAGGAATAAATAACTGCAGATATAGTCAAAGTGTCCTTTGCATACTCCTCTGAAACAATCACTATCATGAATTTGAAGTccattcattccatttttaaacttttacatGAATACAATTGTATCCTTGAGCCACACATAGACTTATTCttgtatatgtttaactttttaaaaaatgctagcaTGCTGTCAATATCACTATGAAAAAAGTTTTTAACATCCTGTTTCTGGCATCTACCTATGTGGTAATTATAAGTCTACTTCATTCCCTTTAACAAGGATCTGAgtatatcacatttcatttatctaatTCCCTGTTGTTGAATATTTGTTGACTTccagtttttcattattataagcAATACAATATTGCCACAAACTTCTTTGTGTATTTCTCCATATGTAAGAATTTTTCTAGAATTTATGTGTAGAAGTGGACTGCACAGATTGTAGGAtcaaagaaatttcaaatttattatatACTCCGAAGTTACTTTTCCAAGTTGACATGCAAATCTACATGTTATCCTCACCAACGTTTAATATCAAACATTCCAATATTTATCTATATTATAGCTGAAAAGTGGTAAACTTATTGTGCTTTATTTCAAGTGCAAATCCCTGGTTGCTAGTGAAGTttaacatctttttaaaagattgttgGCATATTGTGTAGTGGTATAAGAATTTGACTCTGGAATCAGACATCTGAGTTCCAACTCCACCTTTACCCTTAACTCAGTGGTGATGGAGAAGTTACCTCATTTTTCTGAGTCCAGTTTTCTCAGCTATAAATGGGAGGAAAATAGCATAAACCTTACAATGTTGTTGAaagtattaaatagatattatatgtaaagtgcttataCTTGTAAGCAACAAATAGTGAGGGTTCAATGAATATGAGATGTTAGCTTTTTCTTGACTTGtagttcattatatattttagatattaattcTTTGTTATATGCATTGAAAACACTTTCTCtcagtttattgttttttattgcaAAAGTAGTACATGTTTACTGTTGAAATtgtataaaaagacaaacaaaaggaaaaaaattaaatctattaAATTGAAGAAAGTGATCATTATTTCACTGTCTATGTT of the Tamandua tetradactyla isolate mTamTet1 chromosome 2, mTamTet1.pri, whole genome shotgun sequence genome contains:
- the LOC143654707 gene encoding LOW QUALITY PROTEIN: olfactory receptor 2A12-like (The sequence of the model RefSeq protein was modified relative to this genomic sequence to represent the inferred CDS: inserted 1 base in 1 codon), translating into MQSLSMENYSSVSEFILLGFSGESQVGMALFTFFLLLYLTTLLGNGLIVILIYLNSHLHTPMYFFLSILSLVDMSYVTTTVPQMLVNMVCPRKTISWGVCVAQMFIFLVLGIXECILYAIMAYDRYVAICLPLHYTLLMSRPTCIKVVTVCWSISIAGALIYTVSTMHLPYCGPHKINHFFCEVPALLKLACADVSLNDWLDFILGFILLLVPLFLILASYIHIFASILKIHSSQGRLKSFSTCASHITVVTMFYGPAMIMYMRPGSWYDPERDKKLALFYNVVFAFLNPIIYSFRNKDVKEAFLKVFGNRGTVH